In Cicer arietinum cultivar CDC Frontier isolate Library 1 chromosome 7, Cicar.CDCFrontier_v2.0, whole genome shotgun sequence, a single window of DNA contains:
- the LOC101502830 gene encoding pentatricopeptide repeat-containing protein At1g03560, mitochondrial: MRRIPFLLLKQRPSLSTISKISLSFPLPQPLQTQSPPSHSFLRSFKSLPLPPPELVEPYCDLSDVVSSKQNLQPSPWFTQILNLLDNSPTMELNLNSFCQQFLITLSPSFVAHTLRSLNNHHTALRFFNWASNQNNYSHSLDCYVSLINLLLSPSATTTTTTAAALNIFAELRHNRLPLTPPAANSLIKSFGNAGLVEELLSVWRGMNEQNIQPTLFTYNSLLNGLVGSSLVESAERVFDAMKEGRTKPDVVTYNTLIKGYCKVGKTRKAIEMVREMEVINLEPDVVTYLTIMQACYVEGDFDCCLSLYHEMEDKGLEVPSHGYSLVICGLCKMGKVLEAYALFENMIRNGCKGNKAVYTALIDCYGKSGNSDGALRLLERMKMDGIESDEVTYGAIVNGLCKSGRVEEALCYFQFCNENGIVVNAVFYSSLIDGLGKAGRVDEAEKVFDEMSVKGCPPDSYCYNALIDGLCKCGRIDDALALFKRMECDGCEQTVYTFTIFISELFRERRNEEAMKMWDLMIDKGITPNVACFRALSIGLCLSGKVARACKVLDELAPMGVVLEMAYEDMIGALCKAGRVKEACKLADGIVDRGREIPGKVRTVMIHSLRKAGNADLAIKLMHSKIGIGYERMRSVKKRVKFQTLLDN; encoded by the coding sequence ATGAGAAGAATCCCGTTTCTGCTACTGAAACAACGACCTTCACTTTCaaccatttcaaaaatctcCCTTTCCTTTCCCCTTCCTCAGCCCCTCCAAACACAATCCCCACCTTCACATTCATTCCTTCGCTCCTTCAAATCCCTACCTCTCCCTCCCCCAGAACTCGTCGAACCCTATTGCGACCTCTCCGACGTCGTTTCCTCAAAACAAAACCTCCAACCTTCCCCATGGTTCACTCAAATCCTCAACCTCCTCGACAATTCCCCAACAATGGAATTAAATCTCAACTCCTTCTGCCAACAATTCCTCATCACACTCTCTCCTTCCTTCGTCGCTCACACTCTCCGCTCCCTCAACAACCATCACACCGCCCTCCGTTTCTTCAATTGGGCTTCCAACCAAAACAACTATTCTCATTCCCTCGATTGCTACGTTTCCCTCATTAACCTCCTCCTCTCTCCCTCCGCTACTACCACCACCACAACCGCAGCCGCTTTAAATATATTCGCCGAATTACGACATAACCGCCTCCCGCTTACTCCCCCGGCTGCCAACTCCCTAATCAAAAGCTTCGGTAACGCCGGCTTAGTCGAAGAGCTTTTATCAGTTTGGCGTGGAATGAACGAACAAAACATCCAACCCACTCTGTTCACTTATAATTCGCTTCTTAACGGACTCGTTGGTTCCTCTCTTGTCGAATCAGCAGAGCGTGTTTTCGACGCCATGAAAGAAGGAAGAACAAAGCCTGATGTTGTAACCTACAATACTTTGATTAAAGGTTATTGTAAAGTGGGGAAAACGCGCAAGGCGATTGAGATGGTTCGTGAAATGGAGGTAATTAATTTGGAGCCTGATGTTGTTACTTATTTGACAATAATGCAGGCTTGTTATGTTGAAGGTGATTTTGATTGTTGTTTGAGTCTTTACCATGAGATGGAGGATAAAGGATTAGAGGTTCCTTCTCATGGTTATAGTTTGGTGATTTGTGGACTTTGTAAAATGGGGAAGGTTTTGGAAGCTTATGCTTTGTTTGAGAATATGATTAGGAATGGTTGTAAGGGTAATAAAGCTGTTTACACTGCTCTGATTGATTGTTATGGGAAGAGTGGGAATTCTGATGGTGCTTTGAGGTTGcttgagaggatgaaaatggatGGGATTGAATCTGATGAGGTTACTTATGGTGCTATTGTTAATGGATTGTGTAAGAGTGGGAGAGTCGAGGAAGCTTTGTGTTATTTTCAGTTTTGTAATGAGAATGGTATTGTTGTTAATGCTGTGTTTTATTCGAGTTTGATAGATGGACTTGGTAAGGCAGGGAGGGTTGATGAAGCTGagaaggtgtttgatgaaatgtctgTGAAGGGATGTCCGCCAGATTCCTATTGCTATAATGCGCTCATAGATGGATTGTGTAAATGTGGGAGGATTGATGATGCTCTTGCATTGTTTAAGAGGATGGAGTGCGATGGTTGTGAGCAGACTGTGTATACATTTACTATATTCATTAGTGAGCTTTTCAGGGAGCGTAGGAATGAAGAGGCAATGAAGATGTGGGATTTGATGATTGACAAAGGGATAACGCCGAATGTAGCTTGTTTCAGGGCTCTTTCGATTGGATTGTGTCTTTCGGGTAAGGTTGCAAGGGCTTGTAAAGTGTTGGACGAGCTTGCACCTATGGGGGTTGTTCTTGAAATGGCTTATGAAGATATGATTGGAGCGCTGTGTAAAGCTGGACGAGTGAAGGAGGCTTGTAAATTGGCTGATGGAATTGTGGACAGGGGTAGAGAAATACCTGGGAAAGTTAGGACTGTGATGATTCATTCCTTGAGGAAAGCTGGGAATGCTGATTTGGCTATCAAATTGATGCATAGTAAGATTGGTATTGGGTATGAACGAATGAGGAGTGTTAAAAAGAGAGTCAAGTTTCAAACCCTTCTTGACAATTGA